The genomic interval aaagatggctCTGTGGAAAGATGATTGGAGTGCATATTCAAATTTAGcagtaaaataactaaaaaaatgcAGGCGCTCAGTATTTAAGTCCAGCATAAAATGTGGTTTCATAGCCCCTATTTGTCTCACTCTAAATGTCACATGAAGGCTTGTTTGAGAGTTTCAGATAAAAACATTCCCACAGTCATCTCCTGTGGCCCCAGCAGCACacagatcaacagtttctgatcTGTGCTACGTCGCCAGTTTGACCTACGAAATTTGTGTTCCACTTTTGCACATGAAACCAAAAGCTGGTGTCGCACTGTCCAGGTGTTTTTCTGCTTGAAATGCGTCACACGTGCGCAAATCTAATATGAAAGGCAACTTTAACTTCCGACATAGTGAGcaagaccaaaaaacaaaaccaaaaaaaaggaacaccTACGTGAATCAAAAAAAGTGAGATTGGGCAACTTCACCATTCAGAGGCCATAATGCTTAGGTGCTTGGTGCAACAGAGGATATGAAGAAACGGGGCTTTGTTGAAACAGACATTGCTTCAAAATGGGATACTTAATGCAAATGCTTTCAGTCGTACTGGCCTACGTGTCTTCGTTCACCTGTGACAAAGGAAGTTAAATAATATAGTTTTACTTCTGCTTGAGCGATCTGACCACAGACTtaagaaataaatgtgaaacaGTGCAGAAACCATTTCTTGGGTGCAGCAGATAATATGAAGCCCAGTccaaaaaacatgtattttactAGCCCGGGCACTAGATGGTGCTGTAGAGTGTaatcataaaaagaaaataggtTTATTTTACAGTTGGTGGCAGTGTAGAGCTTTAAAAGGTGGCAGCATGATCACAGGAGGCTACGCCTTTCGGGGTGAAGTGTGTTCAGACCCCTACACCCTTCTCGTGTAGGGTTTAATctgcagtgtaaacacaggtcaGTGACATGAACAGTAACTAGAGTTCTCAGACAGACTACAGAAAACCAAATGTGGCAGAAAAATTAGTCTAAAATTTATTTGGTGAACCGTTTTGCCAGTATTTAAATGGTCCCTAAAAACGTACAGTTGATGGctgacaaagaaaagagaaaaaaaaacaaaacaaaaaaaaaaacagttcactAACAGTCTACCTATCATCAAAACTCAAAACTAACACCTTTCCTTTCACACAGTCACTTCAGGTAACAGTTTGGTTTGAAGTTTCACATGGGCAGTCAGGCAACTACTAATTTTCACCAACTTAAGGcctttttcacaaaaaaaaaaaaaaaaaaggtgatttccTGATTTAAATGACAGCTAAGCCCCAACATAAATTAAGAGAAGAAAGTGCATCAAGTGTTCAAGTAGGGTGTATAGTTTTAAAGAACAGGGGAAGGGTTCAGGttggtgtgtgtttgggagTGGGGGTAACACTGGCACAGAACTGGCAACTCGAAGAAAAGGGTGCAGATTAAGAAGCCGACCGCATCTCAGCCACCAGGTCGCGACTATCTAAGAAGCCCTGATAACACAAAGTAGTTCATCATGATCACTGTGCTGCTTATGGAGAGCACTACCTGCACTACACATGACAAACGACACATCTGATTATTTTagcctgcattaaaaaaaaaaaaaaattctgcaagTAGTCCCTAACataattcagtcttttttttttttaatagccaaGACAGGCTGTGATGGAGAAGGGGCAAAAAAGTGGGAAAGATGTAAGCAGGAGAATATGGGGATGTCCATAGAGTTCTCACATATACCCCCCCTCCAACCTCTAACCCCTAATTTCATCTTTTGGCACGTCGTGGGTCCCTGCCGTTGCTAATTGTAACTGAGGACTTTGTAGCTGGTGGGGGTCCGGCAGCAGTGACTGCAGGGGCTCCATTGCCAGGCGACCGACCATTGGGCCGCCCGACGTTCCCAAACGCAGGATCACGGGGTGCGCTGGGTGGTTGGTTATTGTTGGCAAATGGCGGCATGGCACCGTTACCTGCGGGTTAGAAACACAGTCAGTCCTCACTCCAGTTTAGTTTCCCCATTTGTGAGTTTTCACTTCCTTTGTGTTTcacttgaatttattttttctgtgtgtggttAATGTTTGCTTTAGTTTCATTCAGGTCACTTTTCCCTTTTTAATCCCAACAAAGGGCATCTGTTAGAAGCTCACCACCAGTATTACAATAAAACCCATGTTTCCACCTCACATTTgctgtattttctttgtttcccccTAAGGCGTATTTTAACTCTActtattttgtcacatttactTTTAGTTCTAACTGCATAACCTTGGCAATTTGACAGACTTCATCCTTCAAAagcttattttttaaaaagctttgtaAAGCACATTTGCAAATAATTCAATGGATGATGAATTTCTCTCAGCTGCTTCTGCCTTATGACTGTGCACTCATTCAGTTCCACACAGCTACTGTTTATTAAGAAACGTCATTAGGACAGAGACACTGTTAGAAGGCACACCACTGCTTTACCCACTTGAAAAGAAGTCAAACTGATGTGAAAAGGCCCTTTGGTCAAGAGGCGATGTCATTTCATATTCCCAGAACTATCCAACTTTGACTTATTTTCACTTTATGTAATTTCATTTTGTTGAGGCTCTATCAATGCAGACAAAGCTTTTTAAACAAAGACAACTTCAGCAACACAAATCCAACATCAAAGTACCATTTTGTAACACATGCACAATAGCAGTTGGCTTGTAGCTTAACCAGAATTTGCATTAGGAAAATGTACTTACCTGGTGGGGCAGGTGTACCTGAATTCTGATTGGGCGGAgagttccccctctggttttGGTCAGGCTTACCCTGTTAAAGAGGAAGGGCACCTTTACCACAGTTAAGCAGGCCAAAAGCCCTTtctaacatttaacatttcacTTAGACTAAAGCAATTTAGAAGGTGTCATTAGCTTGATTTATTTGGGAAATGCGTCGATCTAGGTGAGAACAGTTTGACCAAAGCGTTattgatgtgtgtcagtgtCTCTATGCTGACGCATTTGTTGACCAGTTTGTAAAGACTACTCACAGACTTGTTTTGCTGGTTTGCTTGGGCTAATAGCTCTGGGTTTGGTTCACTGAAGTTGGGCACTTCTGAATACACCATGCAGAACCTAGGAAAGACATTAGAAAAATAACATCTGGAATGATATATTCAGTCATCTGTAAAGCGCTCATCCCATTTCTTATATTCTGTTGTCTTGGAGTAGAGCTGTGTTACAGGCAAGTTCAGAAAAATACAAAGCTGACATTTCAATTGCTCTTGAAATGAACTTCAAAAATGTTCCAGTGATAGGATGATGTATTAAAAGGCTCGGGCTGTGTTTTAAAACTGATATGTCACTGTTACACACCACAAAATATGATGCTGGAGAATAGAGCAATATGCTAATCTGAATTTCAAGAGGGACCAGTATTTTACATAATTACATATAGATGTGTGTGACTGTCTACTCACTCTCCAATCTTCTGCAgatctcctcctcttccagtGTACAGGGTCAGGCAGCCTTTCCATATAGATGCATAGCTGGGAGAGAAATTCCATGTCAAACTTATGCCAGCAtgcaaaacatgcaaacactgaTCTTTCTGGAAACAATACAGGTTTCATCATCTGCAGTCTTACCCTCTGGTCAGCTTGATGATATCCCCTGGCTGAATAAGGCTGCCGAGTTCATCCCAAACTGAGATAGCTATGCTCCCGCTCTTGTCTGCCACCTTGCATGAGCGTACCTCATGGCCATCTTTCGTTTTGGTTACTCGCcctaacaaaaagaaaagaaaagttgagATAAAAGGGCAAATTTATTCAACCAGTGCCCAACTACCAACGTTCAGAAAGCATTATGAAATCAAAGCCTCATTGTATTTAGTCTGCATTTCACATGGCTTTCATGGCAAAGCTGCTGCCGGTCCCTTTAAGACAAGAGCACGAGTGGATGTGGGGAGAGACCGCTTTAGCCTCACAGTGCAACTACTCACCTATTTCCAAAACGATGAACACGATATTCAAGTTTTTCGAGCCAGGCTTCACATCCTTTATCAAAAACAAGGCCTCGTTTGTAGGTGCTGCCATTATTAATCTCGAGGGTGGAAAAGAACCCCACTAATTCCTCTCTTCCTGTCACTTAAACTCAGCAGCTATAACTGTCGTTACTATGTAACAGGGGGCTGGAACCGTTAGCTTTAGCTTAGCTAACTAATTAGCCTGTCAGCCAAAGGCTATCTTAACTCCACTTCCAACACGAATCTTAACTGTTTAACATTAAACACCGGGGGCAGAGTCTTAGATAGCCACCCACATTAAACTTAATACCGTAAACGTTCCTGCCAGTGGAGGCAAGAGCTTTAAGACTCGACTCTACTCTTCACAGCTAACTGACAGTAGCAGGGAGACCAGATAGCTCCGCTTAGGAACAATTCGCTAAATGTCTGCTAGCTCGCAGTTAGCTACCTTCTTTTAGTTTCAGGATACGAGTGTCTGGACATCTCGTTTTTCGCGATTATCGCCATAATGTCAGCTTCATTCTTTCTATAACATTAGATAATGTAGCTAGCTGCTGAGTACTCAAACGATGTTTCGAAATCAGATACCAATAAGctgacaaatataaaaaatcgCTAGTTCAAATCTGAGGTTCCTGTTTTAACAAATACCACTCCACTGGCTGCAAGTTACATCACAGCCTGATGTACTGTCTGTACTTTTAGCTTTTTTAGGAGATGACACTACCACTCGATCATTTAGACAGCTctatttaatgcttttaaacTAATCGACCGCATTTCCTTTGTGTGCCTTTTTTAAGTATAAGGAACTGTTAGCTTTGTTAGCGCGCAGTCTGGCCAAATGCTTTGTTATACGACTAGTGTGTCTATTTTTTAACTATCTGTGCCCCCAATAACGGTGCAGTTGTTCGAAAAACACTTATTGTTAAATGTCCTAGGTATTTATACCTAAATACTAAAGCCCCCAAAAcgctattttttaaaatctgtacaAACTCAAAACTACACGATTCAACCTTCTTGAACAATGCCCCAAAAACTACGTCAGCTGTACTGCCGGTCACTTTTATGGAGGCTGGACGGTTCCATTACTCTACACGGGGAAGGGGTACACgcttaaaaatatcttttagtGTGATGTCATACGAACGATTCAAGATATAGAGAACAAGTGTACAGTTCTATTCTTGTAAGATATTGCATCCACAAACATAAGCAGGCACGGAGTCAACCTATTTAcagttaggaatgaaaggagtTGGTTTCTACCATAGCGAATTAATTCCATTCACAAACAACGCGAGACGAGGAAATGTGAGCCATAAAACTAATaactgtgtgcatgcatataaAGTCACATTCAATTTAATCACTTCGGCTTATCGTTACTTTTGTTTTCGAATGTTTCCCAGTTTAAACACAGTGTTCGGACTAAGTCAATACAAGGGTTACAACATTATTATTTTCACGTGGTTTCATGCGTGAAACATATATTGCATATTAAACCGCTGATTTGATTTGAGGAATTTCGAAACTATGGAGTGTGATTGTGACATGTAAGCACAAATTTGAAATAATCAAAAGTATTAACGTCACGAACAGGATTCGAACCTGTGCGGGGAAACCCCATTGGATTTCGAGTCCAACGCCTTAACCTCTCGGCCACCGTGACTATACAAGCCCAGCTTGTCAGTATgtgtaattttatatataaatatactgcTGCTCGCAGTTTCTGTGTAATGTATGTTTGACAAAAATGGTGCGGACAAAGCgctgtgtttgctgttttactAATTACAGCTGTGCAGTGAATGGGACGAAGAATGGCGCAGTGGAAGCGCACAGGGTGTTGGCGTAATTTCGGACATAGGAGGGAGACAAACACCATCATAACACCTCAGCTCACCCACAGACACTGACAAGGAAAAATGTAATTAGAAGCGTCCTTCACATAGCCTGGGTATAAAAGAACTGCTTAAAATACAGTGATGATAAACAAGGGTTTTGTCTTGTGAATTTTACAAACAATAAAACGCAGATTTACTGTTGTGTTGTGACTGTCCTGAAAATTGCCAACATTAAACTTTAGAAGGAAAGGGAATGTTGGTGTGGGTGTCCTGTTGTCATAAGGCTGGATTTTACTTAACATAATCGGCTAGAAGGAAGATTCCCTCAGTCAAAGCTGAAGTCAAGGGTATTCCTATACACACTATTCCAAGGGGGCATTTTGCTTGCTTAGTCTCTGCCTAAAGCTCGATTGGATTAGACAATCTTTAGTGAATTTAAATGCAACGAATGGGATTTTAATTCACTGTGCAATTCCAGTTTGACATTTATCTTTCTATATTAGTTTGATTACTAACCTTACTACTTCATATTTATGTGTATATAGTCTATGTTGCTGGTGCAACATTAAGACACAATCAACCAGGATTTTGTTGTATATATAGAATAACAATGAATAATCTTATCTAAACTTAGTTTCATGAATCCATGCTATGTAAATAAGGGTTGAGCAATCTAGCCACTCCTTCCAGAGATGAGTGATACACCACCCTCCCTGCTCTAAAGTTTACAGCCCTGTGACAAACTTACCTGTATTTAACGGCCTACGAAGCAGCAAGCTAAACTTGCCATTATGTTTTCTTGGCCATTATAGGTCAAGGGACCCTACTATGCTTATTTagaaattatatataatttttttttaaattcttggactctactagctTTGCAGGATTCAAAATGATTATCTTATACTGGGGCCAGGTTCAGCccaacagaaggtttgaacaaaAACTTTGTGCCTGAGACGGTTACAGATTTTAGGGATACCTGCTCTCAATTACGTCGTGGTCATGTTTAATACATGCATTCATCATTGCAACAGAgcatatatgacagaaaatgaggaaaatcacaataggtcccctttaactACTACtattattaatataatttcTTCAACATTaacacagaccaaaaaaaaaacacaatttcagtGTAATAAAACGTTTATTGGCATATACAATACTAAAGTCTGCAAAGGAAAGGTCAGCATGTTTACAAGATGTGTGAGGGGAGCACATTTAAGCACTCAAGTGGTGAGTAATCTTCTGACATGAAGGAAACGTCTTTGGTTTAAGTGGTTAACTAACTCAACAGGCTAAGAAGCAGAAACAAAGATGATGTTAAACACAAGATCACTACCTGACAATTTCCAAGGTGTTCAGCAAACTGTGGTCATCGTATATGATTCAGATTTAACAAGACgatttcaaaagaaaagaaaagaaaacttctTAACAAATACACGtggaatacttttttttttttttttttaaaaacattagaCCAAGATATCGAGTAACACATTTGGATGAACAAACAGAAAGTACATGTAAACCTACTGTTCAATCCATTTTCACTTGGGTGATTTTTTACAAAGAatgaaaaatcaagaaaaaaaaaaaaaaggttaagtACATTTAAGTTGTTCAAAAGCATGTATATCCAATTGCTTTATGCATTTCTTATTCAATAAACTGGTAGAGTTGCTGTAACACAAAGCACTTTGCCAAATACTGTTGTACTGAATGTGCTGTGTTTGCAGGGGCTTCGATTTGTCTTTGAGCTTAAGTGAAAGATAAATTCTTCACTTTTACTTCAACCTACAAACcttttgacttaaaaaaaaaaaaaaaaaaatgctctgaaacgcaaaaaaaaaaaaaagctgcagggCAGATTCACAATGACTGCACAAAAACAGAGCCACGAATACCCTTAGACAATGacaatttttatttgtttacttgCAGTTTAAATGGTGGACAGTAAGGTGTAAACAGCAGTCTATGTGGCTATGCTATTATCAGTAAATTCTCCATATGTACACATATGATTTGTTATATTGCTGTTCATTTCCCATGTTAATTATTCCCAGTGATTTCACACAAATGAACTtaaaacaagacattttttCACAACAACATACAGACTGAATAaaagtgtggcaggcagggttggacccaaatgcaggacgcatTTTTTAATAGCAGATCCATGTAGGAGCAGGTCATCTAAAGAACTTTTATAACTTAAGTTAGTACTTTTGGGCATTCTCAAGCACCATTATTAGAATCAGCAATGTGTCCACATTTTCaataaatctatttttattgtatagcttcctttttgttttttttggggggggggtatattttgacattttgaatCTTAAAGCATATTAACTGCTTCAATCAGTAGTTCAACAGATGTGATTCCTACAATCTAACAACCTTCCTGCCAAGATGCACATATACCTAAATCAAGGGCAACTTGAGCATCCTTTCCAACAACTCGAG from Archocentrus centrarchus isolate MPI-CPG fArcCen1 chromosome 21, fArcCen1, whole genome shotgun sequence carries:
- the nabp1a gene encoding SOSS complex subunit B2; the encoded protein is MAAPTNEALFLIKDVKPGSKNLNIVFIVLEIGRVTKTKDGHEVRSCKVADKSGSIAISVWDELGSLIQPGDIIKLTRGYASIWKGCLTLYTGRGGDLQKIGEFCMVYSEVPNFSEPNPELLAQANQQNKSGKPDQNQRGNSPPNQNSGTPAPPGNGAMPPFANNNQPPSAPRDPAFGNVGRPNGRSPGNGAPAVTAAGPPPATKSSVTISNGRDPRRAKR